The proteins below are encoded in one region of Bacillus vallismortis:
- the proB gene encoding glutamate 5-kinase → MKKQRIVVKIGSSSLTNSNGSIDEAKIKEHVQAISLLKKAGHEMILITSGAVAAGFSSLGYPSRPVTIKGKQAAAAVGQTLLMQQYMNQFKQYALTPGQILLTRNDFSKRERYRNAYATIMELLERGVIPIINENDSTSVEELTFGDNDMLSALVSGLIHADQLMILTDINGLYDANPNEHPEAKRFDDLPEITPELLGYAGSAGSKVGTGGMKSKLLAAQTALSLGVKVFIGTGSGEQKLADILDGKGDGTYIGDKERSSVNNTRQWIQFHSPIAGEIVIDAGAEEAMIHHGSSLLPAGVVGVNGSFPKGAVVEVRGPGGVIGKGQTHYSSEEIMAAKGKRSDELDFEKTFEVIHRNDWVNIKD, encoded by the coding sequence ATGAAAAAACAAAGAATAGTAGTGAAAATAGGAAGCAGTTCGCTCACGAATAGCAACGGAAGCATTGATGAGGCGAAAATCAAAGAGCATGTTCAAGCCATTTCACTGTTGAAGAAAGCGGGACATGAAATGATTCTGATTACCTCGGGAGCCGTAGCGGCGGGGTTTTCCAGCCTCGGTTATCCGTCCCGCCCCGTTACCATTAAAGGAAAACAGGCGGCGGCCGCGGTCGGACAAACACTGTTAATGCAGCAATATATGAATCAATTCAAACAATACGCACTGACTCCGGGGCAGATCCTTTTAACGAGAAATGATTTTTCGAAAAGAGAACGGTATCGAAACGCGTACGCAACGATTATGGAATTACTGGAGCGCGGTGTCATTCCGATTATCAATGAAAACGACTCTACATCTGTTGAAGAGTTGACATTCGGTGATAATGACATGCTTTCTGCGTTAGTGAGCGGATTGATTCATGCGGACCAGCTTATGATTCTCACTGACATCAACGGGCTGTATGATGCCAATCCGAATGAACATCCTGAGGCGAAACGATTTGATGATTTGCCAGAGATCACGCCTGAATTGCTGGGGTATGCGGGTTCAGCCGGATCAAAGGTCGGCACCGGCGGTATGAAATCAAAGCTGTTAGCCGCACAAACCGCTCTGTCTCTTGGCGTGAAAGTGTTCATTGGAACAGGAAGCGGAGAGCAAAAGCTTGCGGATATTTTGGACGGCAAGGGAGACGGCACTTACATCGGTGACAAAGAACGATCCTCGGTTAACAACACGAGACAGTGGATTCAGTTCCACTCACCGATCGCAGGAGAAATTGTGATTGATGCGGGTGCCGAGGAGGCGATGATCCATCACGGAAGCAGCCTGCTGCCTGCTGGCGTAGTTGGCGTAAATGGAAGCTTTCCAAAAGGGGCGGTCGTAGAAGTTCGGGGGCCGGGCGGCGTGATCGGAAAAGGCCAAACACATTACTCCTCCGAGGAGATAATGGCGGCCAAAGGCAAACGCAGTGATGAACTCGATTTTGAGAAAACGTTTGAGGTGATCCACAGGAATGACTGGGTCAATATAAAAGACTAG
- the purU gene encoding formyltetrahydrofolate deformylase gives MKSYMTQRLNEFRDGNEDKGRLLVSCPDQPGIVSAVSAFLFEHGANIIESNQYTTDPEGGRFFLRIEFNCEGIREKKETLQEAFASVAETFDMTWSLTLASELKRVAIFVSKELHCLHELIWEWQTGNLMAEIAVVISNHEEARELVERLNIPFHYMKANKDIRAEVEKKQLELLEQYEIDTIVLARYMQILTPDFVSAHPNRIINIHHSFLPAFIGANPYKRAYERGVKLIGATSHYVTNDLDEGPIIEQDIERVDHRDNTEALKNIGRTIERSVLARAVKWHLEDRVIVHENKTIVFN, from the coding sequence ATGAAATCATATATGACTCAGCGGTTAAACGAATTCCGCGACGGAAATGAGGACAAAGGGCGTCTTTTGGTCAGCTGTCCTGATCAGCCGGGTATCGTTTCTGCGGTTTCCGCGTTTTTATTTGAACACGGCGCCAATATTATAGAATCCAACCAATATACGACAGACCCTGAAGGCGGCCGATTTTTCCTGAGAATCGAATTCAACTGCGAGGGCATTCGTGAGAAAAAAGAAACACTGCAGGAGGCGTTTGCGTCTGTTGCAGAAACATTTGACATGACATGGAGCTTAACATTGGCAAGCGAACTGAAACGTGTCGCCATTTTTGTATCAAAGGAGCTTCACTGCCTGCATGAGCTGATTTGGGAATGGCAAACCGGCAACCTTATGGCGGAAATCGCTGTTGTCATCAGCAACCATGAGGAAGCGAGGGAACTGGTTGAGCGGCTGAATATCCCATTCCATTATATGAAAGCGAACAAAGACATCAGAGCGGAAGTCGAAAAAAAGCAGCTTGAACTGCTTGAGCAATATGAGATTGATACGATCGTTCTTGCGCGCTATATGCAAATCTTAACCCCTGACTTTGTTTCAGCCCATCCGAATCGCATCATTAATATTCACCATTCATTCCTGCCTGCTTTTATCGGTGCGAATCCGTACAAACGGGCTTACGAACGCGGCGTGAAATTGATCGGAGCGACATCCCACTATGTGACAAACGATCTTGACGAAGGGCCGATCATTGAACAGGATATTGAGCGCGTAGACCACCGTGACAATACGGAAGCGCTGAAAAACATCGGCAGAACAATTGAACGCAGCGTGCTTGCCCGTGCAGTGAAATGGCATTTGGAAGACCGCGTCATCGTTCACGAAAATAAAACAATCGTCTTTAACTAG
- the ykkD gene encoding multidrug efflux SMR transporter subunit YkkD — translation MLHWISLLCAGCLEMAGVALMNQYAKEKSMKWVLLIIVGFAASFSLLSYAMETIPMGTAYAVWTGIGTAGGALVGILFYKEPKDAKRIFFIALILCSAVGLKILS, via the coding sequence ATGCTGCACTGGATCAGTTTATTGTGCGCGGGCTGTTTGGAGATGGCCGGCGTGGCCCTTATGAATCAATATGCGAAAGAAAAAAGCATGAAATGGGTGCTGTTGATCATTGTTGGTTTTGCCGCTTCATTTTCCTTGCTGTCTTATGCAATGGAAACCATTCCGATGGGCACGGCTTACGCTGTCTGGACAGGCATTGGCACCGCAGGCGGGGCGCTTGTCGGCATCCTCTTTTACAAGGAGCCGAAAGACGCCAAACGGATCTTCTTTATCGCTTTGATTTTGTGCTCAGCGGTTGGTTTAAAAATTCTGTCATAA
- the ykkC gene encoding multidrug efflux SMR transporter subunit YkkC, which yields MKWGLVVFAAVFEVVWVVGLKHADSALTWSGTAVGIIVSFYLLMKATNSLPVGTVYAVFTGLGTAGTVLSEIILFHEPVGWPKLLLIGVLLLGVIGLKLVTQDETEEKGGEA from the coding sequence ATGAAATGGGGATTAGTCGTGTTTGCCGCCGTTTTCGAGGTTGTTTGGGTGGTAGGCTTAAAGCATGCTGACTCAGCATTAACATGGAGCGGCACTGCCGTCGGCATCATAGTCAGTTTTTATCTTTTAATGAAGGCGACAAACAGTCTGCCTGTCGGAACCGTGTATGCCGTTTTTACCGGACTTGGCACGGCAGGAACAGTGCTGAGTGAAATCATTCTGTTTCATGAGCCGGTTGGATGGCCGAAGCTTTTGTTAATCGGTGTGCTCCTACTTGGTGTAATCGGATTGAAGCTTGTGACACAGGATGAGACAGAGGAAAAAGGAGGCGAGGCATAA
- a CDS encoding GNAT family N-acetyltransferase — translation MSAKTKLVTDRIRLRCMEDRDNVSLLKLFNDPDVMKYYSGLKDKRQTRDWINWNKRNEKGYGVSLWIAEDRQTGDFLGQCGIVPQQIENQTVMEIGYMLARRHWGNGYAKEAAQACLDYGFNERQFGKMAALIDPDNKASIRVAEHIGMVYSRTIRKWNKPIAVYERKSYN, via the coding sequence ATGAGCGCTAAAACGAAGCTTGTGACTGACCGAATTCGTTTGCGCTGTATGGAAGATCGGGATAATGTCTCTTTGCTTAAGCTTTTTAACGACCCTGATGTGATGAAATATTACTCCGGCTTAAAAGATAAAAGGCAAACCCGCGATTGGATCAATTGGAACAAAAGAAATGAAAAAGGGTACGGCGTCAGTCTGTGGATTGCTGAAGATAGACAGACGGGAGACTTTTTGGGGCAATGCGGCATCGTTCCCCAACAGATTGAAAATCAAACAGTCATGGAAATCGGCTATATGTTGGCCCGCCGCCACTGGGGGAACGGCTATGCGAAAGAAGCGGCTCAGGCCTGCTTGGACTACGGCTTCAACGAGCGGCAGTTCGGCAAGATGGCGGCTTTGATTGACCCGGATAATAAAGCGTCTATACGGGTGGCGGAGCACATCGGCATGGTTTACAGCAGAACGATCAGAAAATGGAATAAACCGATCGCGGTATATGAAAGAAAATCTTACAATTGA